A segment of the Panicum hallii strain FIL2 chromosome 1, PHallii_v3.1, whole genome shotgun sequence genome:
TAGTATGCGTCAGCCGCTCCGGATACGGTACGGCTGCCCCCGCGGAACGGCTTCGCTCACGCCGAGGCTCCCCCGGTGTTTTGTGTGTACTTCACTGACTGGTGAGACCAGAGTGAAGCCGGTCCACATGTCAGTGATGTGTTCCTTGCCTACGAGGTTTGTTATCAGTGCTCCGGTATATAGCCAGTAGAagttagagagagagagagagaagagatagagagagagcgCACTTTTCTATTGGGCGTTAAGGCGGGGGAGGCGTGGGTTCGTTGGAGCAAAGCGTGCCCCTCGAGGAGTCCGACTCAGAAAGTGGATCAGGTTTTTATTGGATTTGTTTTACGGAAAAGCGCGGGATGGCTTGCCATGTGGGTCTTGGAACATTTTTGCCGTGACGAGCTGGAAAGGATCGAGACACCAACTACAGCTCCATcatccatggcggcggcggcggcgggagcatGACGCAACAGTGCAACACGAATGCCGCCGGCGCTGTACGGCAGGCGCGGTTAGGCGTCGCCGAAGGCGATGGAAATGGTTTCCATCATCTAAAGACAGCGGCCCATGAAGAAATCAGCCCACGAACTTCTCTTCCTCGCCCCCGCCGCCCACCATCTTCGTCCAGCTTACGAGCTTAAGGCAGCTAGGGACTCTGGGGCGAGAAGAAGCTTTTCCCGAGACGCGGCCGACCCCTGCCCCCACCCTAGCGAGGCCTTCCTGGCCCCgcgccctcctccgcccccgcgccgccgccttgctCGTCTCCGGCCGCGGCCGCTCCCACCGTCGAATCTGCCGCCACCAAGCTTCACCGCCGTCTCCGTCACCAGCTCCACCACCAGCGAACCTTACCATACTCCTCCATTGCCTACCCCTCCCTCCATAGCCGGGGAGCATCCCGACGACAACCTAGATCCCCAAAGCCCCCAACTCTAACCACGGCGAGGAGGCCGGCTAGCACGTgagctcgaggaagaagaaaggagctGGTGGGCCGTTTGGGCTGAATTCGCTTGCCTTCGGGTGATGGCTCGCGCGTTTGTCGCGCGAGCGATGTATGGCCACAACGCTCTACGGCTGCACCGCCTCGGTTATAGTCTTGTAAAACGGATGGCACGGCTTGCATACCACACCTCGTTCGACGAATCCGATCGTCCATCGTAATACCTTGCGGCAGCACATGACAGGTTCGCATCATTTTACTGTAAATTTCAGGTATTCAGGTTTGGACAAGAAGAAAGGACAGGGTTAAAAAATAGTCTCCTGGCGAGTCCAGGCAGATGTTTGGCCGTGTTGCAGTAGCTTATACAGGGGTCTGACCCGGTGATCGTTTCTAGTTACAATGTTGCTTCGTTCTGTACAAAAGCATCAGTACATGGAGAATGTACACATTTTACATGTATATGGACACAGATGATTACCTATTTATTCTAACAGGGGCTTTCCCCAAGGTAACCAGGAGAGTGTACCTCCCTTTGTTTTACAGTGACAACAGATCTGGAACTCCTATTTACATCAAGAACCAAAAAATAGTAGTGCACCTCAGATTATCTGCTAATTAACTGAACTCTCGTATTAGGACTACACAGCAACACTTCCACCTATCTCCCTTGAAAGGAAAAACTATAAGAGTCATTGTCCGCACAACACAAAGTTTAAAGGGATTGTGCTGCTGTCATGTTGATATAATGATGAAAAGACAGTTGTCGTTTCCGTAGCTGCTTACCTTGTCATACTCGCTGAAGAAGTGCTACAAAACTTTCTGCCACAGACCTTAGGTGTTGTAGTGGCAGGGAATTAGTGAAACGCATGTTATCCAGATGCGAGAAGCGAGGGTGAGTCACCGCTCTGAAATTCTTCGCTCCTGCGATCCCCCCTTCTTGTCAGCAGCAAGCTTGGCTTTTTCTTTTTCTGCTTCCGTTtgggctcttttcttttccagcTCCATCTGTTTAACGTTCTCAGCATGGGCACGCTCAAAAGTTCTAACGAAGGTTAGCAATGTTGAGACAACTGTACACACAAAAGGGAAGCAATCAGAACTGTTTAGAAAATTCAAAAGTAGATTGGCATTGATCTGAAGAACTGGTGCACTCTGATTTGTAAATGATCAAAGGTGTTTGCTAAGAGCAAACCCGTAAGAAGAGAACGGTTTCAAGTTCGCATCAAATCACCAGGGAACAAGGGCTCTTTTCAAAAACATGTTGATTGGATTTTAATATCCAGGtgaccttttttttcttttaaacATGACTCCCACAACCATATAAACATCCATCTAGCTTTTATGTTGGCCACTAAGCTTAGCCGTGCACATCAGCAGGATAATTACACCTTTCAGCTCAAAAGAAAATACCTTGCTCGAAAGGACACCGCACAGGATCTTCACCGAAATAATGTGCTAGAGAATCAGCACTTTTCCCCTGCaagtaaaataaaaaaattagcaCAAAAGGCGTGCAACAATCAGAAGGTATGCATCAGGGTGTTGACACTGTCGAATCTCGGCATACCGCAGTGCTGTAAAGCAAAGCTAATGACCTTCCTTCAGCTTGGGCATCAGCAAGGAATTCCTTCAATttctgaaataaaaaaaaaactcttcTGAGGGTTGCCATCGATATACTAATAGTGTGACACTGGTGATATAAATGAAATAACAAGCGACAGGACTCTAGAAATAGAATGAATGTGCCATTTGTTAGGCTTGACAAAGGTCTTCAGTGAGCTTTTCTTCCAGAACCAAGTCACAAGCTCTACTATGTACTCTAATATCATTTTCTACACTAAAATACTGGGAAACCAACCCTGTAAAATATCTCTGTCTCTGGAGGATCCTTTTCAGATGTTGCTAGTTCCTGCTCGACTTTTTCCAGTCCTTTAGTTATTGCTTGCATTTCTTCTGCTAGCTCCTTTAGTTGTATCTGTTTTTACTTCAGCTGTCAGCAAGAAGAATAAAACCACCATGGAGCTATCTAGCATTAGATCTAAGCTACCTTTGAGGCAGGTTCTAAATGTGCAAGATCCCTGTTGAAGTCAAGAACTTCAGGAAGCTTGTCTGAAAGAACCTGTAGAAACAATAAACTTTGAGAAACAGTTCATCAACATAAAATTAAATCCAAACATGCCAATACAGATTGGTACAAAAATACTTTTCGTGGCGAATCTCAATGCTAATATAATGGAAGTAAGTAAACTAGTCCAAAATGACACAGATTGATCAATGGCAGTCTTTTTTTCTATTAGGAGAGCCCACAGCAAGTGGAACTCAATGCTCCTGAATGGAAGAATTTGTAACTAGAATACTAGATTTTTTTAGTCCTTCAATAATGATCGATCACCCATGATGCCATAACTTGATGCCACTATGTCAGCAATACGTTTAGCCATACATAACCTTTTTAGACTAAATTTCTAAGGGACAGGGGAAGGGAGGGAGGGAGTTACACCTTGCATAAATAATGCATGAGAGTCATCCTGTTATTACGTGCCCGTATATCACTGAGCTTAAGAAGACTATCCAGTCTAAATCCAACAGCTGCACCTGAAAAATGAGCATTCGTGTAAAAATTAAGATGATAGAGCCAACATTCTGCTATCAATTTTTCATGAGGGCGAGTCCTGTTTTACAAGTAAATTAGCATACCTGTAGTTTTCGTCTGCTGTTGATTACCTAGTTAGTTCGGCACACAACTAGAAAGTATTGCCGGAAAGAAATAACAGAGGTATCAATTGGAAAGTTTTTCTTTGGTGATATTTCTGGAGTATTTTCCAAGTTGATTAAAGCATTAGCAAAAGAGGTGAGACTCAAAAAAACGTGTAGTGAAATTAGACATGCTATTGGAAACTTGAACATTGTAATTTCAGTTGTAAAGTCTTGTTCCACATCTTAAACCCCGGCTATATTTTTCACTCATTGGAATTGGAAGGCTCCAAATTTGTTTTAATCAATGTGTTTCTTCGTATAAAAGCATAATCCCACTAATTGAATAAGAAACTGATAGTGCAATACACCTAGCACAGTGTTCCTGCATGTTAGTTATTATTTATTTGTACGGTGAATATCGATATTGCAGTTGGCTCGCTGACTCACCCCTAGCAGTTCCTTGGTTTAATGCGTTCCCCAAAGAAAGAATAGTTTGCATCACTCGCTTAAGCTTGACAGAGCTCCTAACCTGGCCATACAACATTATACATAAACATTCATTACATATCAGAGAAGAAGAGTGGATATTCCTTGATTACAGCATACCTCTTCAGCAACAGAATTGATGGTATTCAAACTATCTTTTAGGTCTGCAACCTGAAAGAACATGAAGAATGATGCAGCGATAGTTCAAGGTTCAAATATTCATATGAAAACAGTAACACAGCTCCATGAGGGGAAAGCATTTCACAAGGATGCAATGCTCTTCTGACCTGTGTAACAAACTTAATcttaaatgataagattctcagTTTTGACTCCACCCTAGGTACTTTCATCATTTCCATGAAGAACTACAGACGCAAAAGAATGAAGTTATTGCTTCAGGGATTAACAGTACATTTATGATGCGTGGAATGGATTGATGAGTGCGGACCAGATAATTATATAAAATAGGCCCAGAGGTAAAGTAGCTATATATAGCAATGCAAAAAGACTGTGGAACATGACCATCTCAGTATCTCACCATGCCAACTCACACGAAACAGCAAAACATTCAACATGAATATTAAGTTGTGTACATGTCCAACTTATTTTTTTCGCAATACATGGTGCAAATGCAAGCTTCCTGGTTATGGCAAGTTGGCATTCTCTTAATTCTCAGGTGGAATTTCCAGAACAAGCCTAATACCTCTTAGTCACCATTTACCATCCTCCACTTTGCAATGTCTCAATTTATGACTTTTTGGGGTGTGTGTTTTGATCAAAGTCCCAGCACTTAGAAACAGAGAACTAGTTCACATATGACCTCACATTAACGTCTCATGTATGAAACAAGCTCTTTTCCTGTCCCATAATGATGAGATATGCACTTTTTTCCCAACCGTTTGCCAAATACCATTCATCACTCAAGGAGGATAGAATAGCGCGAGGAAAATAAAAGATGACCTGTTCACAATTCCCTAGGTTTTCCTTTTTGCCTGTATAACCCTGAAAAGTTGAAAAATTATcttacatttatatatatatatataggagaCTAATGAAACATACCGCTAATATACCAAAAATATAAATCATGAGTGACCTAATATATTTCAAAGAGGATAGCGGGTAGAAAAATGTACCTTGAGAAGTTCCATTTCTTCCTTAGTTGGACAGAACTTTATCAAGTAATCTACTTGATCACCATCAACTATGGAATCATCAAGGGCAAGCACTGAACCCTGAAAAAAGGAGACATTAACCATCCACATAATCCCTATAATTGGCAAATATTGTTTGAAGGAAATCAAGAGGCTTCATTTCGGAGAACACGTGTGACTGATTTATTAAGCTATACCAAAGGATCAGTTTGTCAAATAAGTTATTCTTAACGTGTGCTTCAGTTGATCTATTCTTTAATCTTTCAGCAAGGCTGTGCATTAACAATGCTAGAATTCTTTCTTATCAAACGAGACTGATCCTAATAACCATACAAAGATATTGCTATCTTCAGATAATATCACTTCAACTATAGTAAACTTTTAGTTACCATTAGATCAGGCAGTGGCATCTTGATGTTTCTCAGCATAATTTCACAATTCTTTGAGCGCTGAAGGTCAATCTGCACACAAGAAGTGTAACGTAATAATTGCTTTACAATTTTTGTTGCCATTTCATACTATGAAAATAGTAGCACGAATGGGTATGGATAGAAGTACCAGAAGAACTTTTTCTTGTTTTGTTGCAACAGAAGGATGTTGTCGTTGTCGTTTTGCCTCCATATTTGGCATCGTTACAGAGAAAAGACTTTCAAGCTCAGAAATATCAATCTCTGGAGCCCTGATAAAGATACACATGTAACTAGTATGTTAATGTGCCCACACATATACTCATTCAAATACAAAGGATTCCACAAGAAAATGTTTTCAAACCTAGATGCTTCATCAGACTTCTGTGTTTCAGCCCATAAACTTCCCTGTGTCGCTCTTGATACTTTCACCCAGTGCAATGGCTTCAGTGGAGTCCTCTTAGATGACTGGTTGGGACGTAAACTTCTAGGGCTTTTTGAGCGGGCTGTGCTACGGTCCTTTGCACCAAATGAAAATGCCGGAGGTGGGGGAGGGTTAGAACTGACAACACTTCCCTTACTAGGTAAAGAATGTGATGAAACCTTAGGATGGGGGcctggtggaggtggtggtggttggaTTGTTGATGACTTCTGTGGAACATTGTTGGCCGCAGCTAGCTTAGGAGGAGGTAATGGGGGTGCAGGTGGCACTGGTGGTGCAGAAGTAACATGGGATGGCAATGGTGGGGGAGGTGGAGGTGGATGAGTGGCTGCCACATCATTTCTCTTGCTTATTGATGGAAAAAGTTGtgaaggaggaggtggtggaggtggaACAGGTGGTGTTTGagaaggaggtggtggtggaggtggaacATGCGATGGCCGagatggaggaggtggtggaggtggaACATGCGGTGTTTTAGATGGAGGAGGTGGTGCAGGTGGAACTGGCGGTGttcgaggaggtggtggaggtggaACAGGCGGTGTTTTAGATGGAGGAGGTGGTGCAGGTGGAACTGGCACTGTttgaggaggtggaggaggtgggACAGGCGGTGTTTGCAGCCGCGGAACACTGTGTGCTTGTAAAAACTTAGGTGTTAAAGATACTGTGCCTAGATACTTTGAAGTTGCACTATCCTTTTTTTCTAGTAACTGCGGTTGAGATAATGAGCCGTCAGTGTTATTAAGcagcggaggaggcggaggtggtggcggcggtggcggtggctgtGGAGAGGAAAATGATGGTTTTGCCAATGCTGGGGCCTGGGGCGTTGGAGATCGGGCTCTTTTTTGTGAAGACGAAATTGCAGATACCGTATATGGGTTTGAATTTGAaaacggtggtggtggtggaggaggtggaggctGAGGTGGTACAACCTTTTCTATAGTGATTGTTACCTCTTCGCTCTGTGACATAGGAAACAGTATCATGCCTGATTTTGGAAGAggtggaggtggcggcggcggcatagTATCAGATCTTGTCTCTGGTATTGCCAAGGGTCTAGTGTCTGAAGTCTGAGGTAATTCAGGCAAATCCACTGGGAGAGATGCTCTTGTGCTGCTTAATTCCTTATCCAGTGACAGTGACGAAGATGATGACAACGCAAAAACACTGGGACCTGTAGCACTATCAGTTTGTAACTCCCCACGAATTTCATTAGATGGTTCTTGTGACTTAACCAGCTTTCCAGTTCTTGACAAACCTTGAGGAGGAACCAGCTTTCCAGTTCTTGACAAACCTTGAGGAGGAACTGATGGTTCTGAAGAAGGTGTAGAGGGGTGCACGGTTGCTCTAAGGGAGATATTGATAGTACTTGTGCTAGTATTTTTGGGTAACTTAGCGGGAACAGGGAGTAATGAGACAGTGGGTGGagggggaggaagaggaggaggagtgcATAAGGGTATAAGGGATGCTGTTGATGCTGATTTATTTGCCATCAGAGGTGAAGGTGA
Coding sequences within it:
- the LOC112887270 gene encoding formin-like protein 7 isoform X3, whose product is MVFRIMFNTAFIRSNILMLNHDHVDMLWNAKDQFPKDFRFEVIFSDMDAVTSHVTTEPVIHQEKQGLGVEEFAKVLDIFNHLDWLDGKRDTVPHTTQLKISAVTDEPETFFDTREELESEILPGENNSSTVVLKLGNELGMLLSTEPRHIRLDSSSANIQSKSNTTALSPSRTGPKTSGSSMEPSSNTVMQQQSSSPVQPRRVMSDSAVQILPEISESVSAEKSGSQTPVEHSPSPLMANKSASTASLIPLCTPPPLPPPPPTVSLLPVPAKLPKNTSTSTINISLRATVHPSTPSSEPSVPPQGLSRTGKLVPPQGLSRTGKLVKSQEPSNEIRGELQTDSATGPSVFALSSSSSLSLDKELSSTRASLPVDLPELPQTSDTRPLAIPETRSDTMPPPPPPPLPKSGMILFPMSQSEEVTITIEKVVPPQPPPPPPPPPFSNSNPYTVSAISSSQKRARSPTPQAPALAKPSFSSPQPPPPPPPPPPPPLLNNTDGSLSQPQLLEKKDSATSKYLGTVSLTPKFLQAHSVPRLQTPPVPPPPPPQTVPVPPAPPPPSKTPPVPPPPPPRTPPVPPAPPPPSKTPHVPPPPPPPSRPSHVPPPPPPPSQTPPVPPPPPPPSQLFPSISKRNDVAATHPPPPPPPLPSHVTSAPPVPPAPPLPPPKLAAANNVPQKSSTIQPPPPPPGPHPKVSSHSLPSKGSVVSSNPPPPPAFSFGAKDRSTARSKSPRSLRPNQSSKRTPLKPLHWVKVSRATQGSLWAETQKSDEASRAPEIDISELESLFSVTMPNMEAKRQRQHPSVATKQEKVLLIDLQRSKNCEIMLRNIKMPLPDLMGSVLALDDSIVDGDQVDYLIKFCPTKEEMELLKGYTGKKENLGNCEQFFMEMMKVPRVESKLRILSFKIKFVTQVADLKDSLNTINSVAEEVRSSVKLKRVMQTILSLGNALNQGTARGAAVGFRLDSLLKLSDIRARNNRMTLMHYLCKVLSDKLPEVLDFNRDLAHLEPASKIQLKELAEEMQAITKGLEKVEQELATSEKDPPETEIFYRKLKEFLADAQAEGRSLALLYSTAGKSADSLAHYFGEDPVRCPFEQVVSTLLTFVRTFERAHAENVKQMELEKKRAQTEAEKEKAKLAADKKGGSQERRISER
- the LOC112887270 gene encoding formin-like protein 7 isoform X1; this encodes MALFRKFFYKKPPDGLLLITDNIYVFDHCFSMKEMEDDHFEAHIRGIAADLLENCRDHSFMVSNFGTRKEESPIYHILSEYGMTVLDYPGHYEGCPLLTMEMIHCILKSSESWLSLGQHNLLLMHCEKGSWPVLAFMLAALLIYLGQYSDEQKTLDMLYKQSSLELLEIFSPLNPMPSQIRYLRYISMKNVMPEWPPADRALTLDCVILRMIPNFQGQGGFRPIFRIYGPDPLMPPDQTPKVLFSTPKKSNLVRFYSQADELVKINLQCHVQGDVVLECINLYEDLDREEMVFRIMFNTAFIRSNILMLNHDHVDMLWNAKDQFPKDFRFEVIFSDMDAVTSHVTTEPVIHQEKQGLGVEEFAKVLDIFNHLDWLDGKRDTVPHTTQLKISAVTDEPETFFDTREELESEILPGENNSSTVVLKLGNELGMLLSTEPRHIRLDSSSANIQSKSNTTALSPSRTGPKTSGSSMEPSSNTVMQQQSSSPVQPRRVMSDSAVQILPEISESVSAEKSGSQTPVEHSPSPLMANKSASTASLIPLCTPPPLPPPPPTVSLLPVPAKLPKNTSTSTINISLRATVHPSTPSSEPSVPPQGLSRTGKLVPPQGLSRTGKLVKSQEPSNEIRGELQTDSATGPSVFALSSSSSLSLDKELSSTRASLPVDLPELPQTSDTRPLAIPETRSDTMPPPPPPPLPKSGMILFPMSQSEEVTITIEKVVPPQPPPPPPPPPFSNSNPYTVSAISSSQKRARSPTPQAPALAKPSFSSPQPPPPPPPPPPPPLLNNTDGSLSQPQLLEKKDSATSKYLGTVSLTPKFLQAHSVPRLQTPPVPPPPPPQTVPVPPAPPPPSKTPPVPPPPPPRTPPVPPAPPPPSKTPHVPPPPPPPSRPSHVPPPPPPPSQTPPVPPPPPPPSQLFPSISKRNDVAATHPPPPPPPLPSHVTSAPPVPPAPPLPPPKLAAANNVPQKSSTIQPPPPPPGPHPKVSSHSLPSKGSVVSSNPPPPPAFSFGAKDRSTARSKSPRSLRPNQSSKRTPLKPLHWVKVSRATQGSLWAETQKSDEASRAPEIDISELESLFSVTMPNMEAKRQRQHPSVATKQEKVLLIDLQRSKNCEIMLRNIKMPLPDLMGSVLALDDSIVDGDQVDYLIKFCPTKEEMELLKGYTGKKENLGNCEQFFMEMMKVPRVESKLRILSFKIKFVTQVADLKDSLNTINSVAEEVRSSVKLKRVMQTILSLGNALNQGTARGAAVGFRLDSLLKLSDIRARNNRMTLMHYLCKVLSDKLPEVLDFNRDLAHLEPASKIQLKELAEEMQAITKGLEKVEQELATSEKDPPETEIFYRKLKEFLADAQAEGRSLALLYSTAGKSADSLAHYFGEDPVRCPFEQVVSTLLTFVRTFERAHAENVKQMELEKKRAQTEAEKEKAKLAADKKGGSQERRISER
- the LOC112887270 gene encoding formin-like protein 7 isoform X2, with the translated sequence MALFRKFFYKKPPDGLLLITDNIYVFDHCFSMKEMEDDHFEAHIRGIAADLLENCRDHSFMVSNFGTRKEESPIYHILSEYGMTVLDYPGHYEGCPLLTMEMIHCILKSSESWLSLGQHNLLLMHCEKGSWPVLAFMLAALLIYLGQYSDEQKTLDMLYKQSSLELLEIFSPLNPMPSQIRYLRYISMKNVMPEWPPADRALTLDCVILRMIPNFQGQGGFRPIFRIYGPDPLMPPDQTPKVLFSTPKKSNLVRFYSQADELVKINLQCHVQGDVVLECINLYEDLDREEMVFRIMFNTAFIRSNILMLNHDHVDMLWNAKDQFPKDFRFEVIFSDMDAVTSHVTTEPVIHQEKQGLGVEEFAKVLDIFNHLDWLDGKRDTVPHTTQLKISAVTDEPETFFDTREELESEILPGENNSSTVVLKLGNELGMLLSTEPRHIRLDSSSANIQSKSNTTALSPSRTGPKTSGSSMEPSSNTVMQQQSSSPVQPRRVMSDSAVQILPEISESVSAEKSGSQTPVEHSPSPLMANKSASTASLIPLCTPPPLPPPPPTVSLLPVPAKLPKNTSTSTINISLRATVHPSTPSSEPSVPPQGLSRTGKLVPPQGLSRTGKLVKSQEPSNEIRGELQTDSATGPSVFALSSSSSLSLDKELSSTRASLPVDLPELPQTSDTRPLAIPETRSDTMPPPPPPPLPKSGMILFPMSQSEEVTITIEKVVPPQPPPPPPPPPFSNSNPYTVSAISSSQKRARSPTPQAPALAKPSFSSPQPPPPPPPPPPPPLLNNTDGSLSQPQLLEKKDSATSKYLGTVSLTPKFLQAHSVPRLQTPPVPPPPPPQTVPVPPAPPPPSKTPPVPPPPPPRTPPVPPAPPPPSKTPHVPPPPPPPSRPSHVPPPPPPPSQTPPVPPPPPPPSQLFPSISKRNDVAATHPPPPPPPLPSHVTSAPPVPPAPPLPPPKLAAANNVPQKSSTIQPPPPPPGPHPKVSSHSLPSKGSVVSSNPPPPPAFSFGAKDRSTARSKSPRSLRPNQSSKRTPLKPLHWVKVSRATQGSLWAETQKSDEASRAPEIDISELESLFSVTMPNMEAKRQRQHPSVATKQEKVLLIDLQRSKNCEIMLRNIKMPLPDLMGSVLALDDSIVDGDQVDYLIKFCPTKEEMELLKGYTGKKENLGNCEQVADLKDSLNTINSVAEEVRSSVKLKRVMQTILSLGNALNQGTARGAAVGFRLDSLLKLSDIRARNNRMTLMHYLCKVLSDKLPEVLDFNRDLAHLEPASKIQLKELAEEMQAITKGLEKVEQELATSEKDPPETEIFYRKLKEFLADAQAEGRSLALLYSTAGKSADSLAHYFGEDPVRCPFEQVVSTLLTFVRTFERAHAENVKQMELEKKRAQTEAEKEKAKLAADKKGGSQERRISER